From Aliarcobacter butzleri, the proteins below share one genomic window:
- a CDS encoding tripartite tricarboxylate transporter TctB family protein gives MTKNTIGSLFFLAFSAFYFYSVFGIKKMPGAQFEIMTAQTFPFYIGIAGITISIVLLIISLIEKEKLVLSLQYIKSLDLKTTFYFIIVMLFYGFIMKPLGFVLATIIFLAVSFLILKERNMKKIFFISVGVSVGFYLLLNNALGVYIDAGDLINSFLGAKS, from the coding sequence ATGACAAAAAATACAATAGGTTCATTATTTTTTTTAGCATTTTCAGCTTTTTATTTTTATAGTGTTTTTGGCATCAAAAAAATGCCAGGAGCTCAATTTGAGATAATGACAGCTCAAACTTTTCCTTTTTATATTGGAATTGCTGGAATTACTATATCAATAGTTTTATTAATCATCTCATTGATTGAAAAAGAAAAGCTTGTTTTATCATTGCAATATATAAAATCATTAGATTTAAAAACAACTTTTTATTTTATTATTGTAATGCTTTTTTATGGATTTATTATGAAACCGCTGGGATTTGTACTTGCTACAATTATATTTTTAGCAGTTAGTTTTTTAATTTTAAAAGAGAGAAATATGAAAAAGATATTTTTTATTTCGGTTGGAGTATCAGTAGGTTTTTATTTATTATTAAATAATGCTTTAGGCGTGTATATAGATGCAGGTGATTTAATAAATAGTTTTTTAGGAGCTAAATCATGA
- a CDS encoding phosphate signaling complex PhoU family protein: MLKPYETKLQNIKEEIQQIGVSVIEALEICLKALNDRRIEDLSNVEISEKKILLKSNEIDNIIVGTLALYSPEAKDLRRLVSFLKITNELVRTGSNAKDFAKMFKKSYSQDLDTAIILEYAIPLLKSALLSLQTATSIIDEHDEKQIEEKYHRVVVEESKTDDLYLMIEKNILKLITKKLDLSKEYFDILSSLRRLEKIADRAVSIAKLLQFAQVGGDIVQS, from the coding sequence ATGTTAAAACCATATGAAACAAAATTACAAAATATTAAAGAAGAGATTCAACAAATTGGAGTATCAGTTATTGAAGCATTAGAAATTTGTCTAAAAGCTTTAAATGATAGAAGAATTGAAGATTTAAGCAATGTTGAAATTAGTGAAAAAAAGATTTTATTAAAATCAAATGAAATTGATAACATCATAGTTGGAACTTTAGCTTTATATTCACCAGAAGCAAAAGATTTAAGAAGATTGGTATCTTTTTTAAAGATTACAAATGAACTTGTAAGAACAGGTTCAAATGCAAAAGATTTTGCAAAAATGTTTAAAAAATCTTATTCACAAGATTTGGATACTGCCATTATTTTAGAATATGCAATTCCTCTTTTAAAATCAGCACTATTGTCTTTACAAACAGCAACTTCTATTATTGATGAACATGATGAAAAACAAATCGAAGAAAAATATCATAGAGTTGTTGTTGAAGAGAGTAAAACTGATGATTTATATTTGATGATAGAAAAAAATATTTTAAAACTAATTACAAAAAAACTTGATTTGTCAAAAGAATATTTTGATATTTTAAGTAGTTTAAGAAGATTAGAAAAAATAGCTGATCGTGCTGTTTCTATTGCAAAATTATTGCAGTTTGCTCAAGTAGGTGGAGATATAGTTCAATCATAA
- a CDS encoding peptide-binding protein: MKFLTIFTILITFLNASTLTLSMTSSPSRLNPILSNDTASTEISDWLFNGLFKYDKEGNIIPDLAKSYSFETPTKLIIKLKENVLWHDKVKLSSKDVVFTYEQVINPKVFNSIKSNFQEIKSVKAIDDLTVEVIYKRPYFKAIQVWMIGLLPYHILKNEENLMTSSFNKNPIGTGSYKLKEFKVGQDIELIANEDYFEGKPKIDKILYKFLPDSNTAFLYLKEKKLDIGSLDAIQADRQIDDSFKNDYTIIQKPAFSYGYLGFNLKNEKFKDKKVRQALSLAINRKELIDILFFGYGRVCNGPFLPGTFAYDENVEEIKQDVQKAKELLKEAGYDEKNPFTFEVITSTGNDIRINAAQILQNQLEKVGVNMRIRVMEWQAFLNTVVHPRNFESIILGWSMPLTPDAYPLWHSSSDKLGGFNLPGYKNEKVDELIEKGLNTINNDELSKIYKEIFKQISDDLPYLFLYIPDGITAVNKKIKNIEPAFTGITHNQKDWEIKE; the protein is encoded by the coding sequence ATGAAATTTTTAACTATATTCACAATCTTAATAACTTTTTTAAATGCAAGTACACTAACTTTAAGTATGACTTCAAGTCCAAGTAGGTTAAATCCTATATTGTCAAATGATACAGCAAGTACAGAGATATCAGATTGGCTTTTTAATGGACTCTTTAAATATGATAAAGAAGGAAATATAATTCCTGACTTAGCAAAGTCATACTCTTTTGAAACACCAACAAAATTAATTATAAAATTAAAAGAGAATGTTTTATGGCATGATAAAGTAAAACTTTCTTCAAAAGATGTAGTTTTTACTTATGAACAAGTTATAAATCCTAAAGTCTTTAACTCTATAAAATCAAACTTTCAAGAGATTAAGAGTGTAAAAGCAATAGATGATTTAACAGTTGAAGTAATATATAAAAGACCATATTTCAAAGCTATACAAGTTTGGATGATAGGATTACTTCCATATCATATTTTAAAAAATGAAGAAAATCTTATGACAAGCTCTTTTAATAAAAATCCAATAGGAACAGGTTCATATAAGTTAAAAGAGTTTAAAGTAGGGCAAGATATAGAACTTATTGCAAATGAAGATTACTTTGAAGGAAAACCAAAGATTGATAAAATCTTGTATAAGTTTTTGCCTGATTCAAATACTGCTTTTTTATATTTAAAAGAAAAAAAACTGGATATTGGTTCACTAGATGCAATTCAAGCAGATAGACAAATAGATGATAGTTTTAAAAATGATTATACAATAATACAAAAACCAGCTTTTTCATATGGATATTTAGGATTTAATTTAAAAAATGAAAAATTTAAAGATAAAAAAGTTCGACAAGCTTTATCTTTGGCTATAAATAGAAAAGAGTTAATTGATATTTTATTTTTTGGATATGGACGAGTTTGTAATGGTCCTTTTTTACCGGGTACTTTTGCTTATGATGAAAATGTAGAAGAGATAAAACAAGATGTTCAAAAAGCAAAAGAACTTTTAAAAGAAGCTGGATATGATGAAAAAAATCCTTTTACTTTTGAAGTTATAACAAGTACAGGAAATGATATAAGAATAAATGCCGCACAAATTCTACAAAATCAACTTGAAAAAGTTGGTGTAAATATGAGAATTAGAGTTATGGAGTGGCAAGCATTTTTAAATACAGTTGTACATCCTAGAAATTTTGAGTCTATAATTCTTGGTTGGTCTATGCCTTTAACACCGGATGCTTATCCTCTTTGGCATAGTTCAAGTGATAAATTAGGTGGATTTAATCTTCCTGGATATAAAAACGAAAAAGTTGATGAGCTAATAGAAAAAGGTTTAAATACAATAAATAACGATGAATTATCAAAAATCTATAAAGAGATTTTCAAACAAATAAGTGATGATTTACCATATTTGTTTTTGTATATTCCAGATGGAATAACAGCTGTTAATAAAAAAATAAAAAATATTGAACCAGCATTTACAGGAATAACACACAATCAAAAAGATTGGGAAATAAAAGAATAA
- a CDS encoding sensor histidine kinase, whose amino-acid sequence MLKIHQLFLRTYFTIFVAILVTLTLVTYFWAKNLYINQIEKTLSQNIDTLSIVLKEQNSLSHIKNIVRDLHSELNLRITIIDEQGEVIAESDENLAFIKNHANRPEIIQAKNVGFGKDKRNSETVKKELLYIAKKFEIDNAIYFIRMADYTNKIADNFMKLTIEIFMYITFFLIIAFLATYFISLKIKKETDTILYFLTQLTNKKSLIPLRSTYTYEFYKITKLLNKVAIKLSKKDKQKSKQNAKLKLANRQKDEIISAISHEFKNPIAIISGYSETILNDKDMPEAMKSKFLNKIYSNANKMSHIIDKLRLTLKLEEGKQELLLVPCSMKKIVENCVSDLKDKYKNREIVIKGEDVSIKVDETLISMAIANLIENSLKYSQKEVVVELSKEYICIIDKGIGIEKKELENINQKFYRISNNGWNNSLGLGLFIVQSILNLHSFKLEIESEIDKGSNFYIKY is encoded by the coding sequence TTGTTAAAAATTCATCAACTATTTTTACGAACTTACTTTACTATTTTTGTCGCAATTTTAGTAACTTTGACTTTAGTTACTTATTTTTGGGCAAAAAATCTATATATAAATCAAATAGAAAAAACTCTTAGTCAAAATATTGACACTTTGTCTATTGTCTTAAAAGAGCAAAATAGTTTATCTCATATAAAAAATATTGTAAGAGATTTACATAGTGAATTAAACTTACGAATTACTATAATAGACGAACAAGGTGAAGTAATCGCTGAAAGTGATGAAAATCTAGCTTTTATAAAAAATCATGCTAATAGACCAGAAATAATTCAAGCTAAAAATGTAGGTTTTGGAAAAGATAAAAGAAACTCTGAAACTGTAAAAAAAGAACTTTTATATATTGCAAAAAAATTTGAAATAGATAATGCTATTTATTTTATTAGAATGGCAGATTATACAAATAAAATTGCTGATAATTTTATGAAATTAACTATTGAAATTTTTATGTATATTACATTTTTTCTAATAATTGCATTTTTAGCAACATATTTTATAAGCCTTAAAATCAAAAAAGAGACTGATACTATTTTGTACTTTCTTACTCAACTCACAAATAAAAAAAGTTTAATTCCTTTGCGTTCAACTTATACTTATGAGTTTTATAAAATCACAAAATTATTAAATAAAGTTGCCATCAAATTATCAAAAAAAGATAAACAAAAGTCAAAACAAAATGCAAAACTAAAACTAGCAAATAGACAAAAAGATGAGATAATATCCGCAATCTCACATGAGTTTAAAAATCCAATTGCCATAATTTCTGGATATAGTGAAACTATTTTAAATGATAAAGATATGCCAGAAGCTATGAAGAGTAAGTTTTTAAATAAGATATATTCAAATGCAAATAAAATGTCACATATCATTGATAAATTAAGATTGACATTAAAATTGGAAGAGGGCAAACAAGAACTGCTTTTAGTTCCTTGTTCTATGAAAAAAATAGTAGAAAATTGTGTGAGTGATTTAAAAGATAAATATAAAAATAGAGAGATTGTAATAAAAGGGGAAGATGTTTCAATAAAGGTTGATGAAACTTTGATTTCTATGGCAATTGCAAATTTAATAGAGAATTCATTAAAATACTCACAAAAAGAGGTTGTTGTCGAGCTTTCAAAAGAGTATATTTGTATTATTGATAAAGGTATTGGAATAGAAAAAAAAGAGTTAGAAAATATCAATCAAAAATTTTATAGAATATCAAATAATGGATGGAATAATTCTTTGGGATTAGGATTATTTATCGTTCAATCTATCTTAAATCTTCATAGTTTTAAACTCGAAATAGAGTCGGAAATAGATAAAGGCTCTAATTTTTATATAAAATATTAA
- a CDS encoding response regulator transcription factor translates to MEIFKKYTILYIEDDDGVRNINSRFLNRMFNELYEAKDGEEGYALYKKYHPDIILTDIKMPKLDGISLTKKIRQKDKTTKIIISTAFSEKEYLIDAIELNIEKYIIKPLTSRNLMPALTKAIEALEKQKDFKIFLAEDFYFDNNTSLFYYKEKVIDFTKKELQFLKLLTLNKDRVVSYEEIEQNIWEDEYMSLNSLRTSIGFIRKKIPFNCIKNISNMGYKLNLEK, encoded by the coding sequence ATGGAAATTTTCAAAAAATATACTATTTTATATATAGAAGATGATGATGGTGTAAGAAATATAAATTCGCGTTTTTTAAATCGAATGTTTAATGAACTTTACGAAGCAAAAGATGGTGAGGAAGGTTATGCTTTATATAAAAAGTATCATCCTGATATTATTCTAACTGATATAAAAATGCCAAAACTAGATGGTATAAGCTTAACGAAAAAAATACGCCAAAAAGATAAAACAACAAAAATCATAATTTCAACAGCATTTAGTGAAAAAGAGTATTTAATAGATGCTATAGAACTAAATATTGAAAAGTATATAATAAAACCACTAACAAGTAGAAACCTAATGCCAGCTCTTACAAAGGCAATTGAAGCTTTAGAGAAACAAAAAGATTTTAAGATATTTTTAGCAGAAGATTTTTATTTTGATAATAATACATCACTTTTTTATTACAAAGAAAAGGTGATTGATTTTACAAAAAAAGAGTTGCAATTTTTGAAACTTCTTACTCTAAATAAAGATAGAGTTGTATCTTATGAAGAGATAGAACAAAATATTTGGGAAGATGAATATATGAGTTTAAATTCACTTCGAACTAGTATTGGATTTATTAGAAAAAAGATTCCTTTTAATTGTATTAAAAATATTTCAAATATGGGATATAAGTTAAATCTTGAAAAATAA
- a CDS encoding HAD family hydrolase, with translation MNKIILFDLDGTLIDSTDAIVSTFRFAFKEQGFDFRGSDKNIKDLIGYPLDIMFERLGVSKQKVWDYVDSYKNRYRVISVEQTTLLENAFEAVQLASKIARVSVVTTKTRMYTIPILDNFNITQYFEIITGRENVENPKPHPEPILKTLAQMNYDKNKDEVYMIGDTKLDLICANEAKVNAIGVLCGYSDEEELLKYTNIVKKDALEAIKYISSN, from the coding sequence TTGAATAAAATAATACTTTTTGACTTAGATGGAACTTTGATAGATTCAACAGATGCGATAGTATCTACTTTTAGATTTGCTTTTAAAGAACAAGGATTTGATTTTAGAGGAAGTGATAAAAATATAAAAGATTTGATAGGTTATCCTCTTGATATTATGTTTGAAAGACTTGGAGTTTCAAAACAAAAAGTTTGGGACTATGTTGATAGTTATAAAAATAGATATAGAGTTATTTCTGTTGAACAGACAACTTTATTGGAAAATGCTTTTGAAGCAGTACAATTAGCTTCTAAAATAGCAAGAGTTAGCGTGGTTACTACAAAAACAAGAATGTACACTATTCCAATACTTGATAATTTTAATATTACTCAATATTTTGAGATAATAACAGGTAGAGAAAATGTTGAAAATCCTAAACCACATCCAGAACCAATTTTAAAAACATTAGCTCAAATGAATTATGATAAAAACAAAGATGAAGTTTATATGATAGGTGATACAAAACTTGATTTAATTTGTGCAAATGAAGCCAAAGTAAATGCAATAGGAGTTTTATGTGGTTACTCTGATGAAGAAGAACTTTTAAAATATACAAATATTGTAAAAAAAGACGCTTTAGAAGCAATAAAATATATTTCAAGTAATTAA
- a CDS encoding tripartite tricarboxylate transporter permease, which produces MMDGIILGAVTAFSLYNILMVTIGCFAGTFIGMLPGLGPISAIALMIPITYGMDPSSGLILIAGVYYGAIFGGSTSSILINAPGVAGTVATSFDGFPMAKNGQAGKALAIAAYASFSGGTIAAIFLLFAAPALATVSLSFQSSDYFALMVLGLTAVAAFAGKGKFLKAAIMTIFGLMLATVGTDSDSGIARFTFGRMDLIDGISFLLLAMAAFALSEALMNVLENHKTTKEEEEALKREIGSLKLTREEVKEIVPTIGRGSVLGFFIGVLPGAGATIASFLAYGMERSIASAKDKLKFGKGSLKGLAAPESANNAACSGSFVPLLTLGIPGSGTTAIILGALISYGVQPGPTMYVDSPALFWSVIISMYIGNLVLLFLNLPLIPYIAKILALPKQLLLPLIIFFSLVGVYLVTFNVFDIYMMTIFAVVALFLRIIDFPMAPMILGFILGGMMEENLRRALTLSDGSISFLWERPLTLTILIITIILLLMPIISSFFAKMKKEKES; this is translated from the coding sequence ATGATGGATGGTATTATATTAGGAGCAGTTACTGCTTTTTCACTGTACAATATTTTAATGGTAACAATAGGATGTTTTGCAGGAACATTTATTGGAATGCTTCCAGGACTTGGACCAATAAGTGCCATTGCTTTAATGATTCCAATTACTTATGGAATGGATCCATCTTCTGGATTAATTTTAATTGCAGGTGTTTATTATGGTGCAATTTTTGGAGGTTCTACGTCATCAATTTTAATCAATGCCCCAGGAGTTGCAGGAACTGTTGCAACATCTTTTGATGGTTTTCCTATGGCAAAAAATGGACAAGCGGGAAAAGCTTTAGCAATTGCAGCTTATGCTTCATTTAGTGGAGGAACAATTGCTGCTATATTTTTGCTTTTTGCTGCACCAGCACTTGCAACTGTAAGTTTAAGTTTTCAATCATCTGATTACTTTGCTTTAATGGTTTTAGGTTTAACTGCCGTTGCTGCATTTGCTGGAAAAGGTAAGTTCTTAAAAGCTGCTATTATGACTATTTTTGGTTTGATGTTAGCAACTGTTGGAACAGATTCTGATTCTGGAATTGCAAGATTTACATTTGGAAGAATGGACTTAATTGATGGAATTTCATTTTTATTACTTGCTATGGCTGCATTTGCATTATCAGAAGCTTTAATGAATGTTTTAGAAAATCATAAAACAACAAAAGAAGAAGAAGAGGCTTTAAAAAGAGAAATTGGAAGTTTAAAACTAACACGTGAAGAAGTAAAAGAAATTGTCCCAACAATTGGAAGAGGTTCTGTTTTAGGGTTTTTTATTGGCGTTCTTCCAGGTGCAGGAGCAACAATTGCTTCATTTCTAGCTTATGGAATGGAGCGAAGCATTGCAAGTGCCAAAGATAAATTAAAATTTGGAAAAGGAAGCCTAAAAGGATTAGCTGCACCCGAGAGTGCAAATAATGCTGCTTGTTCTGGTTCATTTGTTCCATTATTAACTTTGGGAATTCCAGGAAGTGGAACGACTGCAATTATTTTAGGAGCTTTAATCTCTTATGGAGTTCAACCAGGTCCTACAATGTATGTTGATAGTCCAGCACTATTTTGGTCTGTTATTATTTCTATGTATATTGGGAATTTAGTTCTTTTATTTTTAAATTTACCATTGATTCCATATATTGCAAAAATTTTAGCATTGCCTAAACAGTTGTTATTACCATTGATTATATTTTTCTCACTTGTTGGGGTGTATTTAGTTACATTTAATGTTTTTGATATTTATATGATGACTATTTTTGCAGTTGTTGCTTTGTTTTTAAGAATCATTGATTTTCCTATGGCTCCTATGATTTTAGGATTCATTTTAGGTGGAATGATGGAAGAAAATCTTAGACGTGCGTTAACTTTAAGTGATGGTTCAATCTCATTTTTATGGGAAAGACCACTTACTTTAACTATTTTAATTATTACTATAATTTTATTATTAATGCCTATTATTAGTAGTTTTTTTGCTAAAATGAAAAAAGAAAAAGAGAGTTAA
- the rpsI gene encoding 30S ribosomal protein S9: MAKVYATGRRKTSIAKVWLESGNGQLTINGQTLDAWLGGHESIKKRVMQPLNVAKQETSVNIIVKTLGGGYSAQADAARHGISRALVAFDEQFRTILKPYGLLTRDSRSVERKKFGKKKARKSSQFSKR; encoded by the coding sequence ATGGCAAAAGTATATGCAACTGGAAGAAGAAAAACATCAATAGCTAAAGTATGGTTAGAATCTGGAAATGGACAATTAACAATTAATGGTCAAACTTTAGATGCTTGGTTAGGTGGACACGAATCTATCAAAAAAAGAGTTATGCAACCATTAAATGTTGCTAAACAAGAAACTTCTGTAAACATTATTGTAAAAACTCTTGGTGGTGGATATTCTGCTCAAGCTGACGCTGCAAGACACGGAATTTCAAGAGCTTTAGTTGCTTTTGATGAGCAATTCAGAACTATCTTAAAACCTTATGGTTTATTAACAAGAGATTCAAGATCTGTTGAAAGAAAAAAATTCGGAAAGAAAAAAGCAAGAAAATCTTCTCAATTCTCAAAAAGATAA
- the rplM gene encoding 50S ribosomal protein L13 encodes MKFTQMAHANEIKRDWIVVDATDKVFGRIITEVATILRGKNKPCFTPNVDCGDFVVIINASKAKFSGKKLESKNYFTHSGYFGSTKTHKMSEMFEKNPEKLYKLATRGMLPKTTLGKEMLKKLKVYAGSEHPHTAQIKG; translated from the coding sequence ATGAAATTTACTCAAATGGCACATGCTAACGAAATCAAAAGAGATTGGATAGTAGTTGATGCAACTGATAAAGTATTCGGAAGAATTATTACAGAAGTAGCTACTATTTTAAGAGGTAAAAACAAACCTTGTTTTACACCAAATGTAGACTGCGGAGATTTTGTTGTAATTATAAATGCATCAAAAGCAAAATTTTCTGGTAAAAAATTAGAAAGTAAAAACTATTTTACTCACTCAGGTTATTTTGGTAGTACAAAAACTCACAAAATGTCTGAAATGTTTGAAAAAAATCCAGAAAAACTATACAAATTAGCTACAAGAGGGATGCTTCCAAAAACTACTCTTGGTAAAGAAATGTTAAAAAAATTAAAAGTATATGCAGGAAGTGAACATCCTCATACTGCACAAATTAAAGGATAA
- a CDS encoding tripartite tricarboxylate transporter substrate binding protein: MKNKFSKIYKNVALASCLVAGIASSTLASSVEKIHFIIPGGAGGGWDGTARGVGEALKKSNLIKEVSYENMSGGGGGTAIAYMIETAARQQNTLMINSTPIVIRSLQGVFPQSFRDLSLVAAVVADYQVLVVKKDSKYNSWADIKATFDKNPTALKIGGGSSRGSMDHLVAAQIFKASGGNPSDVRYVPYDAGGKALAGLLTGEIEILSTGLGEVIDKHKSGELKIIATTAEETIDGVPSFKEIGVDTYFANWRGFFAAPNLSEEKVNDFAKVFEEMYKTAEWEEIRKRYGWSNLYKPTTEFKTFLETQEQGISSLMKEMGFL; this comes from the coding sequence ATGAAAAATAAATTTTCAAAAATCTATAAAAATGTTGCATTAGCATCTTGTTTGGTTGCAGGAATTGCTTCCTCAACACTTGCTTCAAGTGTTGAAAAAATACATTTCATCATTCCTGGTGGTGCAGGTGGTGGTTGGGATGGAACAGCCAGAGGTGTAGGCGAAGCTTTAAAAAAGTCTAATCTTATAAAAGAAGTATCTTATGAGAATATGTCAGGCGGTGGGGGAGGAACTGCAATTGCTTATATGATTGAAACAGCAGCAAGACAACAAAATACTTTGATGATTAACTCAACTCCAATTGTGATTAGATCATTACAAGGTGTATTTCCTCAATCTTTTAGAGATTTATCTTTAGTTGCTGCTGTTGTGGCTGATTATCAAGTTTTAGTTGTAAAAAAAGATTCAAAATACAATTCATGGGCTGATATAAAAGCTACTTTTGATAAAAATCCAACTGCTTTAAAAATTGGTGGTGGAAGCTCAAGAGGAAGTATGGATCATTTAGTTGCTGCTCAAATATTTAAAGCATCAGGTGGTAATCCATCAGATGTAAGATATGTTCCATATGATGCTGGTGGAAAAGCACTTGCAGGATTATTAACAGGTGAAATAGAGATTCTATCAACAGGACTTGGAGAAGTAATTGATAAACATAAAAGTGGTGAATTAAAAATTATAGCAACAACAGCTGAAGAGACAATTGATGGAGTTCCTAGTTTTAAAGAAATAGGTGTTGACACATATTTTGCAAATTGGAGAGGATTTTTTGCAGCTCCAAATTTAAGTGAAGAAAAAGTTAATGATTTTGCAAAAGTTTTTGAAGAAATGTACAAAACAGCTGAATGGGAAGAAATTAGAAAAAGATATGGTTGGTCTAATTTATATAAACCAACTACAGAATTTAAAACTTTCTTAGAAACTCAAGAACAAGGTATTTCATCTCTAATGAAAGAGATGGGATTTTTATAA
- a CDS encoding response regulator transcription factor: MTNNKLILIIEDEEDILELLEYTLQKEGYETIGFLSIDKNVKKVLDEEQIDLILMDRNLPNIEGTTFINEIKKEGYVNPVIYLTAKDKDEDILEGFESYADDYITKPFNVKELCARVKAVIKRTSKELDILKVKDIVYNASNKKFYIEDKEIDLTHLEHDLLLEFIKNKDILMTREHLLNIVWQDSFDKKEKTVNVAIKRLKAKIDPDGTKNYIHSVRGEGYIFC; encoded by the coding sequence ATGACGAATAACAAACTTATTTTAATTATTGAAGATGAAGAAGATATTTTAGAACTTCTTGAGTATACATTACAAAAAGAGGGTTATGAAACTATTGGATTTTTGTCTATTGATAAGAATGTAAAAAAAGTTTTAGATGAAGAACAAATAGATTTGATATTAATGGATAGAAATCTACCAAATATTGAAGGTACCACTTTTATAAACGAAATAAAAAAAGAGGGTTATGTAAATCCTGTTATTTACCTAACTGCAAAAGATAAAGATGAAGATATTTTAGAAGGTTTTGAGTCTTATGCTGATGATTACATCACAAAACCTTTTAATGTAAAAGAGTTATGTGCTAGAGTAAAAGCCGTAATAAAAAGAACTTCAAAAGAGCTTGATATTTTAAAAGTAAAAGATATAGTTTATAATGCTTCTAATAAAAAATTTTATATTGAAGATAAAGAGATAGATTTAACTCACCTTGAACATGATTTACTTTTAGAATTTATTAAAAATAAAGATATTTTGATGACAAGAGAACATCTGTTAAATATCGTTTGGCAAGACTCTTTTGATAAAAAAGAGAAAACTGTAAATGTTGCAATCAAAAGATTAAAAGCCAAAATTGATCCTGATGGAACAAAAAACTACATTCATTCTGTTAGAGGCGAAGGTTATATTTTTTGTTAA
- a CDS encoding phosphate-starvation-inducible PsiE family protein: protein MKKAINKISNYFSSNFEVLVATIIFLSIIVAGHDFYRAIILMLEFIVIMEVVKMISDFIKRETLRLRYVLDIFIIFLIREVIILSANKNRDYVDITFLLFVIFIFFIFRILAIKYSPGPKDENEKTNKVIENDE, encoded by the coding sequence ATGAAAAAAGCTATAAACAAAATCTCAAACTACTTTAGTTCAAACTTTGAAGTTTTAGTTGCAACAATTATCTTTTTATCGATAATTGTTGCTGGACACGATTTTTATAGAGCAATTATTCTAATGTTAGAATTTATTGTTATTATGGAAGTTGTAAAGATGATCTCCGATTTTATAAAAAGAGAAACTTTAAGACTTAGATATGTTCTTGATATTTTTATAATATTTTTAATTCGAGAAGTTATTATTTTATCTGCAAACAAAAATAGAGATTATGTTGATATAACATTTTTGCTTTTTGTAATCTTTATATTTTTTATATTTAGAATTCTTGCTATTAAATACTCTCCTGGACCAAAAGATGAGAATGAAAAAACAAATAAAGTTATAGAAAATGACGAATAA